One genomic region from Biomphalaria glabrata chromosome 7, xgBioGlab47.1, whole genome shotgun sequence encodes:
- the LOC106063397 gene encoding uncharacterized protein LOC106063397: MFAYALLVCLPMLAIGQPDLLATQEFDRFDVDLDGNIEPREVQQYFRRYDTNGDNEISRQEYRVEVESHHIHNQEVQRVLLRFFDEIDFNNDGILDQSDFNKFFANADANQNNLVNENEFTTYFHQLTGGPVVGPAVG, encoded by the exons ATGTTTGCCTACGCTTTGTTGGTCTGCCTGCCAATGTTGGCCATCGGCCAACCAGATCTTTTAGCCACTCAAGAGTTCGATAGATTTGATGTTGATCTTGATGGTAACATTGAGCCCAGGGAAGTCCAACAATACTTCAGA cGCTATGACACTAACGGGGACAATGAAATCTCCAGACAAGAGTACAGAGTGGAAGTAGAATCACACCACATCCACAACCAAGAAGTACAACGCGTCCTTCTGCGTTTCTTTGACGAGATTGACTTCAACAACGACGGAATCCTTGACCAATCAGATTTCAATAAATTCTTCGCCAACGCAGACGCCAACCAGAACAACCTAGTGAATGAGAACGAGTTTACAAC TTACTTCCACCAGTTGACCGGAGGCCCAGTGGTCGGCCCAGCTGTCGGTTAA
- the LOC106073980 gene encoding uncharacterized protein LOC106073980, protein MFAYALLVCLPMLAFSQPDLLATQEFDRFDVDLDGNIEPREVQQYFRRYDTNGDNEISRQEYRVEVESHHIHNQEVQRVLLRFFDEIDFNNDGILDQSDFNKFFANADANQNNLVNENEFTTYFHQLTGGPVVGPAVG, encoded by the exons ATGTTTGCCTACGCTTTGTTGGTCTGCCTGCCAATGTTGGCCTTTAGCCAACCAGATCTTTTGGCCACTCAAGAGTTCGATAGATTTGATGTTGATCTTGATGGTAACATTGAGCCCAGGGAAGTCCAACAATACTTCAGA CGCTATGACACTAACGGAGACAATGAAATCTCTAGACAAGAGTACAGAGTGGAAGTAGAATCACACCACATCCACAACCAAGAAGTACAACGCGTCCTTCTGCGTTTCTTTGACGAGATTGACTTCAACAACGACGGAATCCTTGACCAATCAGATTTCAATAAATTCTTCGCCAACGCAGACGCCAACCAGAACAACCTTGTGAACGAGAACGAGTTTACAAC CTACTTCCACCAGTTGACCGGAGGCCCAGTGGTCGGCCCAGCTGTTGGTTAA
- the LOC106073978 gene encoding uncharacterized protein LOC106073978, giving the protein MFAYALLICLPMLAFGQDFLANQEFNRFDVDGDGNIEPREVQQYFRRFDANGDNEISRQEYRQEVDTHHINNPEAHRALLRLFDEIDYNNDGVLDQSDFNKLFTNADANQNDLVNHNEFVTYFHQLTGGPVIG; this is encoded by the exons ATGTTCGCCTACGCTTTGTTGATCTGCTTGCCAATGTTGGCATTCGGCCAAGATTTTTTGGCCAACCAAGAGTTCAACAGATTTGATGTTGACGGTGATGGTAACATTGAGCCCAGAGAAGTCCAACAATACTTCAGA cgcTTTGACGCTAACGGAGACAATGAAATCTCCAGACAAGAGTACAGACAGGAAGTAGATACTCATCACATCAACAACCCAGAAGCTCACCGCGCCCTCCTGCGTCTCTTTGACGAGATTGACTACAACAATGACGGAGTCCTTGACCAATCAGATTTTAACAAACTCTTCACCAACGCTGACGCCAACCAGAACGACCTCGTCAACCACAACGAGTTTGTGAC ATACTTCCACCAGTTGACCGGAGGCCCAGTTATCGGTTAA